In Symphalangus syndactylus isolate Jambi chromosome 6, NHGRI_mSymSyn1-v2.1_pri, whole genome shotgun sequence, a genomic segment contains:
- the LOC129485141 gene encoding exonuclease GOR-like, with amino-acid sequence MPGLSRAALYSRLQEFLLTQDQLKENGYPFPHPEQPGGAVLFTGQRKGPGDSSCRVCCRCGTEYLMSSSGRCVRDQLCYYHWGRVRSSQVAGGRVSQYTCCAAAPGSVGCQVAKQHMRDGCKDSLDGFVKTFEKECSRDAYPGIYALDCEMCYTTHGLELTRVTVVDADMRVVYDTFVKPDNEIVDYNTRFSGVTEADVANTSITLPKVQAILLSFFSAQTILIGHSLESDLLALKLIHSTVVDTAVLFPHYLGFPYKRSLRNLAADYLGHIIQDSQDGHNSSEDANACLQLVMWKVRQRAQIQRCQRSASPAALACP; translated from the coding sequence atgcccggcctcagcagggccgccctgtacagccgcctccaggagttcctgctcacccaggaccagctcaaggagaacggctaccccttcccgcaccccgagcagcccggaggcgcagtcctcttcactggccagaGGAAGGGGCCgggcgactcctcctgcagggtctgctgccgttgtggcaccgagtacctgatgtcctcctcgggccgctgtgtacgcgaccagttgtgttattatcactgggggcgggtccgctcgagccaagtggctggaggccgggttagccagtacacctgctgtgcagcggctcctggctccgtgggctgccaggtggcaaagcagcacaTGCGGGATGGCTGCAAGGACAGCCTGGATGGCTTCGTAAAGACCTtcgagaaagagtgttccagagacgcttatccagggatctacgccttggactgtgagatgtgctacaccacgcacggcctggagctgacccgcgtcaccgtggtggacgccgacatgcgagtggtgtacgacaccttcgtcaagcccgacaacgagatcgtggactacaacaccaggttttccggagtgaccgaggccgacgtcgccaacacgagcatcacgttgcccaaagtccaagccatcctgctgagctttttcagcgcccaaaccatcctcatcgggcacagcctggagagcgatctgctggccctgaagctcatccacagcaccgtggtggacacggccgtgctcttcccgcactacctgggtttcccctacaagcgctccctcaggaatctcgcggccgactacctgggacacatcatccaggacagccaggacgggcacaactccagcgaggacgcaaacgcctgcctgcagctggtgatgtggaaggtccgacagcgcgcccagatccagcgatgccagcggtccgcctctcccgccgccctggcctgtccttag